CAGCAGCTGCGTGAAGTTGCCGCTGTAGATGAGGCCGGTGCCGTTGGCGAAGAAGCCCAGGTAGAGGGTACCGATGACACCGCCGACGAGGTGGATGCCCACGACGTCGAGCGAGTCGTCGAAGCCGAGCTTGAACTTCAGGTCGATGGCCAGGGCGCAGACGGCACCCGCAACGATGCCGAGAACGATCGCCCAGAACGGGGTGAGGAATGCACAGGCCGGGGTGATCGCAACGAGACCCGCGACCGCACCCGAGGCGGCACCGACGGAGGTCGGCTTTCCGTCGCGGATCTTCTCGACGACGAGCCACGCGAGGAGCGCTGCGGCAGGAGCCGCGAGGGTGTTGACCCACGCGAGCGCCGCGGCGCCGTCGGCAGCGAGCTCAGAGCCCGAGTTGAAGCCGAACCATCCGAACCAGAGAAGACCGGCGCCGAGGAGCACGAACGGCGGGTTGTGAGGCACGTGCGCGCCCTTCGAGAAGCCGACGCGCTTGCCGAGGACGAGCGCAAGGGCGAGCGCCGCGGCACCGGCGTTGATGTGCACCGCCGTGCCACCGGCGAAGTCAAGTGCACCGACACCGAAGAACTCCTGCATGCCGTAGGTGATCCAGCCGCCGTACGCGAAGCTTCCGTCATCTGCAAGGCCGAAGTTGAACACCCAGCTCGCGACGGGGAAGTACACGATCGTCGCCCAGACTCCGGCGAAGATCATCCACGCGCCGAACTTCGCACGGTCGGCGATCGCACCCGAGATCAGCGCGACCGTGATGATCGCGAAGGTCGCCTGGAACGCCACGAATGCGAGCGGCGGGTAGGCAGCATCTTCGGCAGTTTCCAGAAGGCTGTTCAGGCCGAGCGCCGACCAGTCGATGGTCCACGGCGCTACGACGCCCTCGGACCCGGGGAAGGCGATCGCGTAGCCGTACAGCACCCAGAGCACTCCGATGAGGCCGATGGCGCCGAAGCTCATCATCATCATGCTGATGACGCTCTTGGCCTTGACGAGGCCACCGTAGAAGAACGCGAGTCCCGGAGTCATGAGCAGCACCAAGGCCGCCATTATCAGGAGAAACGCAGTATTGCCTTGATCCATCTCGAACCTCTCTCGGAAATCAGGGGGATCCTGTGGGCCTCAGTTTCACCAGCGGAGGTTTCGGTTCGGACCGTGTTCCGTTTCCGGGTCGTTACGTAAACGAGCAAAATGTAAACAGCATGTTTCGGATCGCGGGGCGTTCGATGTGAATCGAGCCGTGAGTCAGTCGTGCGGCGGCAATTCGCCCGTCGTCAGCGCGATCATCCGCGACATCGCGCGCAGGTACTTCTTGCGGTAGCCGCCGGCCATCATCTCGCCGTCGAAGACCTCGTCGAGGGGGATGCCGCTCGCGACGATGGGCACCTCGGCGTCGTAGACGCGGTCGATGAACGCGACGAGTCGCAGGGCGGCGTTCTGGTCATTGAGCTCGTGCACGCCCTCGAGCGCGATGATCTCGACGCCGTCGATGAGCTTGATGTACTTCGCCGGATGCACCGTGGCGAGATGTGCGATGAGCTCGTCGAACCCGTCGAGCGAGACGAGGTGCCCGCGTGACGCGAGGGCCTCGGCGGTGCGGGTGACGTCGGCCGTGTCGGGAAGGGCCTCCGCGTGCCCCTCGGTGTCGCGGCGCCGGTAGTCGAGGCCATCGATGCGATGCGTCTGGAAGTTCGCGGAGAGGGCATGGATCTCGCGCAGGAAGTCGGCTGCAGCGAAGCGACCCTCACCGAGCGCGTTCGGGGGCGTGTTCGACGTCGCCGCGACTCGCGTGCCGCCGGCCATGAGCTCGCCGAGGAACCTCGTCATGAGCATCGTGTCGCCCGG
The Agromyces albus DNA segment above includes these coding regions:
- the zapE gene encoding cell division protein ZapE, whose amino-acid sequence is MTSASTNVLIRLIERNPSISGAEIASELVPPPQFEHASFESYRPDPDFPSQQEALDRLGEFAAVWRAQRPGGFFSRNRKPKAELPGVYLDGGFGVGKTHLLAALWHIAPGPKYFGTFIEYTALVGALGYVPALQLLSGARLICIDEFELDDPGDTMLMTRFLGELMAGGTRVAATSNTPPNALGEGRFAAADFLREIHALSANFQTHRIDGLDYRRRDTEGHAEALPDTADVTRTAEALASRGHLVSLDGFDELIAHLATVHPAKYIKLIDGVEIIALEGVHELNDQNAALRLVAFIDRVYDAEVPIVASGIPLDEVFDGEMMAGGYRKKYLRAMSRMIALTTGELPPHD
- a CDS encoding ammonium transporter codes for the protein MDQGNTAFLLIMAALVLLMTPGLAFFYGGLVKAKSVISMMMMSFGAIGLIGVLWVLYGYAIAFPGSEGVVAPWTIDWSALGLNSLLETAEDAAYPPLAFVAFQATFAIITVALISGAIADRAKFGAWMIFAGVWATIVYFPVASWVFNFGLADDGSFAYGGWITYGMQEFFGVGALDFAGGTAVHINAGAAALALALVLGKRVGFSKGAHVPHNPPFVLLGAGLLWFGWFGFNSGSELAADGAAALAWVNTLAAPAAALLAWLVVEKIRDGKPTSVGAASGAVAGLVAITPACAFLTPFWAIVLGIVAGAVCALAIDLKFKLGFDDSLDVVGIHLVGGVIGTLYLGFFANGTGLIYSGNFTQLLVQAIAAFSVMIYSFVLAYAIGWIIQKTIGFRVKNEDELAGIDLVVHGEEGYKLETV